From Desulfobacterales bacterium:
GCGAATCCTCATTAAAAACAATATTATACCACCTCTCGTCTGTCAATTAAAATGCCGCTATACATTCTCTATCCCTATGTCCTCAACAGCTGCCAAATCAACGCCTCCCTATACTATCTATCTCTAGAAACGGGCACTGGATAAGTTGTCGGCATCCTATTTAAAACCCATCTTTTTGCAACGAGCATTCCAAAACGGACATTTATTTTCGGATTTGGCATTGGTTTTGAGGCCAAAATTTTTAGCCTAAAAATTTCATTTAATGTCAAGTCGTTATGGCACTTACCTTGCAGGGCTGCGATCGCTAATCCACTTGCCACAAGGTACTATGATGTGCACTATCCCAAGAGCAGAAGCAACAGGAGAGGAGACATGTTTGCCCATTGCGGCGATATGTGAGTAAAATAATATGATATCAATTAGTTAGAATCGCGCAACCATGGTTGACAGGTCAACAAAAGTTGCACCTTTTAATACGGAGTTCCAAATACCAGCAATAGACAGAGGCGTTCTGACAAAAAAAGCTGAAGCGAATCAGATATTCACTTCAGCCCTCTTCTGATAGATCACATTGAAATCAGCGGGAGAATTTGATGCGGGCCACCACACCGGCATGATCGGACGGCCACAGTCCACCGGAGGTCATGCTGAAGGGCTGGTCTCCGGTGGTAATGGCGATAACATTTTTGATTTCTTTTTCTTTTGGCTTGATCAGGATCAGGTCGATGCGCTCGTACAATTCGGCCGTCGGGTCACTGACAAACTCATCAAAACCACTGGTGTAACCGTCGCGGGGCCAGAATATCAGCTCCCAGGTATCCAGGTAACCGGCAAACATTGTGGCTTGCATGTAAGGCGGTATATATTCAGCACAATAGGTGCCGTCCGGTATGCAACCAATGTCCGGGACATGCTCAGGTGAACTATTAAAATCCCCGACAAGCAGAATTGGTTTGGTTTCATTGATCAGAACACGTGTTAATAACTGATTCATCTGCGCTGTCTGAACCAACCTGAAAACACTACCCGGTTCGCTGGCGATTTCAAGGTGTGTGTTGACGAAGCGGTAGGTTTCGCCGCAGACTTCGGCATCCACCGCCGCCCAGCCGCGCTTGAATTCGAGGGTAACGCCGCCGATTGTTTCCCGCACGCTGTCATCGTAGTTTCCCCAGGCTGTATTTGAGGCATTTACATCAGAACGCACCAGGATGACGTCGCGATCCACCATACGCAGGTCATCAAATAGTGGGAGACCCTCTTCGGAAAATCCAGTCAGCATGGGCATTTCGACGTCTGCATTGAAGGCCACTTCAGCCACTTCATAATTTAATCCCCGGTTTTCCAGAGCCTGCAACAGAAGCGTCAAATAATCATAAGCCAGATCATCTGCGAGCGCCTGGTCTGGATTGGGCATCGGAAGACCGTCTGGCCCCGGCATAAAAAAATCACTCGGCGATTGGGTATACCACAGCGACACTTCCTGTAGGCCGATCAGATGCGGCCGGGTCATCCAGATTTCTTTGGCAATCGCTTCGGCCCGCTCGGGGAAATTGGTATATTGCACGGTCTCAAAAAGGGTTGCCACAGCAATGGGAACATCCAATCCGCCAAGGGCGGGATCCGGATTCTGGGCGGCTGCCAGCACCTGGAAGATATCGGCGCCCAGATACAGATTGCGGGTCATCACCTTTACCTTATCATTGCACAAAATGCGCTGGTGATGGCGCTTGCCGGCGGCAACAGGGGCCGGGTAAACGCTGATAAACAAAAAACAAACAGCGACAAGCAAAACAATGAAATTTTTTTTCATGGGGCCCTCCTCAGCTTATGGGGTTGGTCATAAGAACCGTGTTGATTCATGGATTAATGCTATCATCGAGCAATCATACCGGGGAAGGTCACCTGGTCCTGCTAAGTCCCGCGCAGTCACACTTTTTGGATATGATATTTTTTATGCCAATCAGCGGCGGCCAGCGCGGCGGGCATCCTGCATCAGCGTCCACAACAATAAAAGCAGACCGGCGATGGCCGGCAAATAAAATGTCGTGCAGCGCCACAGCAAATTATAATAAGGCATCAGTGCTGCGGGTAGGTTGCTGTCCATCATTAACATTGAGGCCCCTTCGGCCAGACCTGAACTGCCGGGGGTTGGTGCAAAGTAAATCAGAAAAATCAGACTCAGTTGGGTTTCAAGCACGTGCCCCAGACCTGCGGTCTCAACTCCCAGAAAGCGAAGACATAAAAATGCTATCATCGAGCGTGAAAGCATAAAGACCAGGCTTAAGAGACATACCCACAAAAAGCCTCTATGATTTAGACGGAAAAAAAGGCGTATGTTGTTCTGGTGCAAATAGCAAAGGTCGATTATTTTGTTTAAAAGGGTTTGCAGGTATTCAACTGCACGGCTGAGGCGAGTATCCTTTGAGCACGGTAAGCTGTCTTGTGAACCGCTTCTTTGGCCTACCGTGCTGACCGCTGAGGAAATCTGTAAAACCACCCAACGCACAGATGCGGGCCAGCAAGCAGCAGCAATCAGACCGCTAAAAACCAAAAAAAAGAGTAAAAAGGCGCCTTGGAAAAAGGCGGTCAGGTGTTCAGGCCCGGATATCAAAAGGGAATGGAGACCAACGAACAGTAAAATGACCATGCTGCCCAAAAAAGAAATTAAACTGACGGTCAGGGCCGTACCAAATTGCATGCCCCCGCGGCACAAAATGTAAACCTGACCGATACCCCCGCCGGTTTGCGAAGGGGTCAGCATGGCCAGTCCCAGATTGGCCCACTCGGCCTTCAGGCAGGTCCATAAGCTTACGCCAGGCTGTAACACACGACTAATCACCCAGATTCGCAAACCGGCGGCACATGTCTCGATGGGTAAAAAAAGCAACAGCCAGAACAAATAGCCCCATTGCAGTTGTTCGCCCAGTGGCGGTCTGCTGCCCGCAGGAATTTTTGAAAATTGATACCAGAATATACCCACCGTCAAACCAGTGAAGACCAATCCCCCGCAAAACAGCCGGCAGATGCTTAATTTTTTCATGCCATTTTTTGACGCCACCGACTGCTCGGTCCGGTCTGAAATTGACCTGCTAGAAACTTGAGCGTGCTTTTGCACCGTATGTTCAAAATGGTTTAGCGGCATATCGATATCCGTATTTGGGCTTCATGCTGCCTGCAGTTGAATGCGACCTTTTCTGCCATTGCGCTCAAAATGCTGATGTACCTGATGCATGAAGGTCCGGATGGCTGTCTCCCGACCCGGCTGCAAGCTTCCGTCATAAGGCGTATCCAGATAAGGAACCCGCCGCCTGCTCATCACAGGTTTGACAATGGCCGATGTGGTCATACCCGGCATGCAGGTAAACGGGTAGACATTGACCACGCCGTTGTAGCCTTCTTCTACAAATTGCAAAATTGCGGCAATGCTCAGGCAGGTCTCGGTGGTGACATCAAACGTAAAAATATCGGTCTTTTTGAGCAGCTTTTCCAGGTGGTTTACTTTGTGGTCATGTTCAACATCAATTAATCGGCAGACCCTTCTGTAGAATTGTTTTTGTCTCATTTCCTGGTAGAAAAGATCTCCGCCAAAACCGAGAATGTTGTGTATGTGGTGTCTTAAATGGCCGAAGTTGAGATGTTTCAGGTTTAACCGCAAAGCAATCTTATTCTGCCTCAACTGCCCATAGGTGATGTAATTCACCCATTCGGCCAGTGAAGAATTCACGACCTCGGCACCGTGGCGTTCAAGCATCCGGATCAAATCCTGGTTGGAATGCACATGCATTCTTAAAAAGATTTCTCCCACAATCCCGATCAAGGGTTTCGGCGCTATAGCGGGATCAATCAGCGACCTTCCGTTTCGGGCGATTTCTTCGAGTTTATCCAGGATCCTGTCAAACTCTTTTGCGGCAGCGTGGGCTTCAAAAACGGACATCATCTGTCGCCTGGATTTTTCGATAAAGTCATCTGTAATGCCCTTTTGGGTTTCATAGGGTCGAATGCGCCACAAAAGGCGCTCCATGATGTCGGCTACTACCACGGCGATATAACTGGCCTTTCTGAAATCCAGCATCCGATTCGGTTCAATCATCCCGTCAAGTGAATAGCCGTCCTTGGTGGTGATCGATACAATTTTTACCTTATCCAGCCCGGGAAAAGAATCCAGCACCATGCGCTGGAACTTATTGTACATGCCGAACCGGCAGGGCCCGTCGGATTCGGGTAAAAAATACAGATAGTTTTGCGGATCAAAAGCGGCGCCCAGTTTTTTCTGCTCGGCTTTAAGGAAGAGCAGGACATCACCCAGCGTGACCTGGCACGGAAAGCATTCTTTGCCGGAAGTATATTTTTTCCCGATGTCAAGCCCTTTGTAGGTTGGCAGCACACGGGCGTTAATGTTGAAACTTCTAAAGGTTGCCGCTATCAAATGGGAACCGATACGGTTCATTTCAGGAATTAAAACCGTCTTGTTCGGCAGGTGAAATTTGCCGATGTTATCTGACAGTGAATTGGTGTTGTTTGCAGTTATAGATTCCATGGTGTTCACCTCTATTCATTGATCATTTTAAGTTGCGTTTCGGATTGACGTTTTTGCATGCTGTTTTCAATCACATTTTTGTAGGCTTCAATACGGGTCATCACGCCGGCGGCCGCACTGTGCTCGTCGAGTTCGAGTATCAGGTAAGGTTTGTCTGCCATGATGGATTTGTAAAAATGCTCAATAAATGAATCCGCACCGCAGCCGAAATTGGTCAGATGCAATCCGTAAATATTTTCCTTGGCTGCGGCGATCTTGGCCGTTTTGAGAATCTGAGCGCCCAGCCCCCAGAACATGGAAGGAAATTGCGCTAAATCCTCTGCACTGACGTCGATAAAATCCATTGGCAAGGCCGTCAGCCCAATTTTGGCCAGGTTCTGACCGAGCCGCAAATTTAAGCGGTCATCATAAAGATTGTAGGGGCGGCCGGTAACAAAGAGCAGCGGCGTATGGGGGTCTATTTTTTGAAGGATTCGATGCCCATGCTGCAGCATGTCTGTGACAAATTGTTGCTGGCGGCCGAGGGCATAGTGCAATGCGGCTTTGATCGCGCGCCGGGAACAGTTTAAG
This genomic window contains:
- a CDS encoding lysylphosphatidylglycerol synthase transmembrane domain-containing protein, with the protein product MPLNHFEHTVQKHAQVSSRSISDRTEQSVASKNGMKKLSICRLFCGGLVFTGLTVGIFWYQFSKIPAGSRPPLGEQLQWGYLFWLLLFLPIETCAAGLRIWVISRVLQPGVSLWTCLKAEWANLGLAMLTPSQTGGGIGQVYILCRGGMQFGTALTVSLISFLGSMVILLFVGLHSLLISGPEHLTAFFQGAFLLFFLVFSGLIAAACWPASVRWVVLQISSAVSTVGQRSGSQDSLPCSKDTRLSRAVEYLQTLLNKIIDLCYLHQNNIRLFFRLNHRGFLWVCLLSLVFMLSRSMIAFLCLRFLGVETAGLGHVLETQLSLIFLIYFAPTPGSSGLAEGASMLMMDSNLPAALMPYYNLLWRCTTFYLPAIAGLLLLLWTLMQDARRAGRR
- a CDS encoding endonuclease/exonuclease/phosphatase family protein, translated to MKKNFIVLLVAVCFLFISVYPAPVAAGKRHHQRILCNDKVKVMTRNLYLGADIFQVLAAAQNPDPALGGLDVPIAVATLFETVQYTNFPERAEAIAKEIWMTRPHLIGLQEVSLWYTQSPSDFFMPGPDGLPMPNPDQALADDLAYDYLTLLLQALENRGLNYEVAEVAFNADVEMPMLTGFSEEGLPLFDDLRMVDRDVILVRSDVNASNTAWGNYDDSVRETIGGVTLEFKRGWAAVDAEVCGETYRFVNTHLEIASEPGSVFRLVQTAQMNQLLTRVLINETKPILLVGDFNSSPEHVPDIGCIPDGTYCAEYIPPYMQATMFAGYLDTWELIFWPRDGYTSGFDEFVSDPTAELYERIDLILIKPKEKEIKNVIAITTGDQPFSMTSGGLWPSDHAGVVARIKFSR